In the Pogona vitticeps strain Pit_001003342236 chromosome 2, PviZW2.1, whole genome shotgun sequence genome, CTCCACATTCCTACCAAGATTCCTCTGGCCttaaactaccctgtttccctgaaaataagacctaatctgaaaataagccctagtatgatttttcaggatgctcataatataagccctacccccaaaataagccccagttaagtgaaaccccgccctccaccattgggcagctaccagaagaagacggcatgactgtatttgaataaatgtagattgttgtaactaaaaaaattaaaacatcccctgaaaataagctctaatgtgatttttggagcaaaaattaatataagaccctgtcatatcttcggggaaacacagtagttctGGCCTCACCAGAATGTGACGCCTAAGTTGACAAGTTAATGGGAAGACTAATGGCCCCCTCCACTTTCTAGACTGGAGGGGAGCAAGACTGGAGAGGCTCGCCCTTGACCGTAAGGCTCCACTTTGCAGAATAACCACATCTCCCGTATCCCCAAAGGAGCCTTGAGCAGCCAGTGGCGCCTCCGAGAGCTCTACCTGCAGAGCAATAACCTGACCAACGATGGCCTTGATTCCTCCACCTTCAGGTAACTACAGGGAAAGGTGGGGCTCTCCTGGGGGGGGCTGGATCTGGGGGCCAGAGCTCAACAGGGGTTCATACGgactggggggggagagagttaaAAGATCCCCCCCAAAACCCAGGATCTTGCTTCAGCAGCTTCCCTAATGGGCAGCGTTTGCCTCTCCACAGCAGACTGAAGAACCTGGAGTATCTGGATCTTTCTAACAATAACTTGACACAAGTGCCAGGTGGCCTCCCTGCGAATATTGTCATCCTACACCTGGGCCGAAACCACCTGAACACGTTGCCCTCTGAACGCCTGAGCCGCGTGCGGAGCCTGCAATACCTCCTCCTTCAGGGGAACACCTTGACCGCCACAGGGGTGCATCCCGAGGCCTTCTCCCGCCTGCGCTCCCTGCACACCCTCCACTTGTACAACAACCGCCTGGAACGCGTCCCGCCTGGACTCCCGCGGAGGGTCCGCTCCCTGATGCTGCTCCACAACCAGATTGCACAGATAGGGCTGCATGACTTTGCAGCCACCTACGCCTTGGTTGAGCTCAACCTCAGTTACAACCGGCTTTACAGTGCCCACATCCATCGCCTGGCCTTCCGCAAACTGAAGCGCCTGGAGATCCTGGACCTCTCGGGCAACCAGCTCACCCTTGTGCCCGCGGGGCTGCCCTCCAGCCTTCAGGTCCTCAATCTGCAGAAGAACCAGCTCAACTCCCTTTCTCCAGAACTGCTGGTCAACCTCACCGTGCTTAAGGAGCTGCACCTGGCGCACAACCGCCTGCGGATCAGCAGCATTTCCCCTGGCACTTGGCAGGAGTTGCACGGACTGAAGGTGAGGTTGAGGGAGGGCTAACAGGCTCCTTCCTTTGCATATTCGGCAAGCAGGTAACAAGGTGGGGAGAGAACAGAACGTAGAAACCATAACTCCCAGTGGACCTCCTGGCTTGGGGGttttgggaaatgtagttcaaaaGGAATGTGTCTATGAAGTAGGCTGCCATCTACAAAAGCCTTCACCATATAAAACCTCTGGGTCTTTTATGGTGCCACAACACGGTTGCTGCAATTTGAAAAAGCAGTTTTTTCAAGCTCCAGGAAGAGAACACTAGAGTGAACTTGCTCCCACGGTGTGGGTGTGACAGAAAGGGTCCCATTCCTAAACTGGGAATGGAGGGAATATCCAGTGGAAACCAAGATTCATCTTACAGTACTTAAAAATGCCACTTGAATGTGTATTTTCTCACTCCCTTGATATTAGCCTTGCTCAAGTGAGAAAAGGTACATGTTTCAGTGTAAAATGCCATTGCAGCTGGAGATTAGTACCTCTCATGggtctaaaccagtggtgtcgaactgtggccctccagatgttcttggacttcaactcccagaagccttcaccaccacctctgctggccaggatttctgggagttgaaggccaagaacatctggagggccacagttcgacaccactggtctaaacctATGTTATGAAAGGACATAGCCTACCAAATTGTTTTTCTGCACTGGCTCTTTTCTTGCTAAAGTCATGCCAGGCAGGCTCATTTCAGTGGGACTGTGGAGGGACAGCCTGATGGATGTCCTATTGTCATTATACTTCTGCCCCCTACCACTTCAGGGGCAGCCTCTGCCTAACCTGTCATGCCCAAATCTGGAAACCGAGGCAGCTGCCCCCTTCTTCTCAAATGTCTTCTGGGATTTGCTTTCCCAGCTCCTGGATCTGAGCTACAACGAGCTGTCCTACGTTCCACCAG is a window encoding:
- the PODNL1 gene encoding podocan-like protein 1 isoform X3, whose protein sequence is MPWHLEGLPDEAFESLQSLQYIYLANNKLTVAPQFLPSTLRIVDLAANRLSHIYPLTFGQKPGLRSVYMHNNLVNNTGLPFDAFNGSDAVTTLIFSSNRLTYVPQNLPRAIFRLHLQNNHISRIPKGALSSQWRLRELYLQSNNLTNDGLDSSTFSRLKNLEYLDLSNNNLTQVPGGLPANIVILHLGRNHLNTLPSERLSRVRSLQYLLLQGNTLTATGVHPEAFSRLRSLHTLHLYNNRLERVPPGLPRRVRSLMLLHNQIAQIGLHDFAATYALVELNLSYNRLYSAHIHRLAFRKLKRLEILDLSGNQLTLVPAGLPSSLQVLNLQKNQLNSLSPELLVNLTVLKELHLAHNRLRISSISPGTWQELHGLKLLDLSYNELSYVPPDLPESLENLYLQHNRIVVIMAEAFLTTPNIQVITLRANRLLAANVSEAAFADLKWLEVVDTTGNPEPINISLLQARRWIPTQTGT